A genome region from Anastrepha ludens isolate Willacy chromosome 3, idAnaLude1.1, whole genome shotgun sequence includes the following:
- the LOC128857195 gene encoding uncharacterized protein LOC128857195, producing MVNCVNCMAVKFVVLAVLCLAMAHKLPEIVLYEGDACVTSSYDGKCLVEKQCPNLETTMTRKGLYAKDVGHCGYTVYEEIICCPENITEHTLSKKYFESAEVRTTVTLIFTTTSIVQTEIIDDELVFSNYTTPLEHQ from the exons atggtGAACTGTGTGAATTGCATGGCCGTGAAATTCGTCGTACTGGCCGTTTTGTGCTTAGCCATGGCCCATAAACTGCCGGAAATTGTTTTATACG AGGGTGACGCCTGCGTTACTAGCAGCTATGATGGCAAATGTCTGGTGGAGAAGCAGTGCCCTAACTTAGAAACAACCATGACGCGAAAGGGCCTATATGCCAAGGACGTGGGCCACTGTGGCTATACGGTTTACGAGGAAATCATTTGTTGTCC TGAGAACATCACAGAACATAcgctttccaaaaaatatttcgaaagcgCTGAAGTTCGCACAACTGTAACATTAATCTTCACTACAACTTCCATCGTACAAACGGAGATAATCGACGATGAATTGGTTTTTAGTAACTACACTACGCCACTCGAGCACCAATAA